From Candidatus Zixiibacteriota bacterium, one genomic window encodes:
- a CDS encoding glycine--tRNA ligase, whose translation MGNKKKKDDLMEKLVSLCKRRGYIFPSSEIYGGLTSCWDYGPLGAELKRNLKNFWWNSMTNRRDDIEGLDAAILMHPQVWHTSGHVAEFNDPMVDCKKCKARFRADKLEESVCPMKPSKSPLECGAELTEVKQFNLMFKTFMGPVEDSASTIYMRPETAQGIYVNFLNVKNSSRQKIPFGIAQIGKAFRNEITPGNFIFRTREFEQMEMQYFVYPDEDEKWFEYWRQQRWAFYLELGINEEKLRWHEHGENELAHYAKAAYDVEYLFPFGWQELEGVHNRTDFDLTRHSEATGKDMRYRDDQRNEKFLPYIIETSAGCDRTLLTLLVDAYDEVEIKGEKRVFLRLSPRVAPIKAAVFPLVKKDGMPEYAQNVYQELKKHFKVFYDVAGAIGRRYARMDEAGCPFCVTVDGTTLEDDTMTVRDRDSMEQKRMKVDELVAFLKEKTAI comes from the coding sequence ATGGGCAACAAGAAGAAAAAAGACGACCTGATGGAGAAACTGGTCTCGCTTTGTAAGCGGCGGGGTTACATTTTCCCTTCATCGGAAATCTATGGCGGACTCACTTCCTGCTGGGATTATGGTCCTCTGGGAGCCGAACTGAAGCGCAATCTCAAGAATTTCTGGTGGAATTCCATGACCAACCGGCGGGACGATATCGAGGGGCTTGATGCCGCTATTTTGATGCACCCGCAGGTATGGCATACGTCCGGTCATGTCGCCGAATTTAATGATCCTATGGTTGACTGCAAAAAATGCAAAGCGCGCTTCAGGGCCGACAAACTCGAAGAAAGCGTTTGCCCCATGAAGCCGTCCAAATCTCCCCTGGAGTGTGGCGCGGAATTGACCGAGGTCAAGCAGTTCAACCTCATGTTCAAGACCTTCATGGGACCGGTGGAAGACAGCGCCAGCACTATCTACATGAGACCGGAGACTGCCCAGGGTATCTATGTCAATTTCCTGAATGTAAAGAACTCATCGCGGCAGAAAATACCGTTTGGTATCGCCCAGATTGGCAAAGCTTTCCGCAACGAGATCACCCCCGGCAATTTCATCTTCCGTACCCGTGAGTTTGAGCAGATGGAGATGCAGTATTTCGTCTATCCTGACGAGGACGAAAAGTGGTTTGAATACTGGCGCCAGCAGCGTTGGGCATTCTATCTCGAATTGGGCATCAACGAAGAAAAACTGCGCTGGCACGAACACGGCGAGAATGAACTAGCCCACTACGCCAAGGCAGCCTACGATGTTGAGTATCTTTTCCCCTTCGGTTGGCAGGAATTGGAAGGTGTTCATAATCGAACCGATTTTGATCTTACCCGCCATTCTGAAGCGACCGGCAAGGATATGCGTTACCGTGATGACCAACGGAACGAAAAATTCCTGCCGTACATCATTGAAACCTCGGCCGGATGTGACCGCACTCTATTGACCTTGCTCGTCGATGCTTATGACGAGGTTGAGATCAAGGGTGAGAAACGAGTTTTCCTGCGTCTATCACCGAGGGTTGCGCCGATCAAAGCGGCTGTGTTCCCGCTCGTTAAAAAAGACGGGATGCCGGAGTATGCTCAGAATGTGTACCAGGAACTCAAAAAACATTTCAAAGTTTTCTACGACGTCGCTGGCGCTATTGGTCGGCGGTATGCCCGGATGGACGAGGCTGGGTGTCCGTTCTGTGTGACGGTTGACGGCACGACGCTTGAGGATGATACGATGACGGTCCGTGACCGTGACAGCATGGAACAAAAGCGGATGAAAGTCGACGAGTTGGTGGCGTTCCTGAAGGAGAAGACAGCGATATAG